In Streptomyces qaidamensis, one DNA window encodes the following:
- a CDS encoding pyridoxamine 5'-phosphate oxidase family protein, which yields MPAQTPTTELDARYSSALNPRPGASEVTATEWAEARRRLEAAEIFWVSTVRPGGRLHVTPCIAAWHDGALYFSTGRGEQKAKNLAHDAHCALTTGTNSLTGGFDLVVEGTAEAVADRALLEEVITAFETKYGPHITSPEGTFHGIGDEFRSGDAVVFAVAPDTAYGFGRDNGVYSHTRWTF from the coding sequence ATGCCCGCACAGACACCGACGACCGAACTCGACGCCCGCTACAGCTCCGCGCTCAACCCCCGCCCGGGCGCCTCGGAGGTGACGGCCACCGAATGGGCCGAGGCCCGGCGGCGGCTGGAGGCCGCCGAGATCTTCTGGGTGTCCACGGTGCGGCCCGGCGGCCGGCTGCACGTCACGCCCTGCATCGCCGCCTGGCACGACGGGGCGCTGTACTTCTCCACCGGCCGCGGGGAGCAGAAGGCGAAGAACCTCGCCCATGACGCGCACTGCGCCCTGACCACCGGGACGAACTCCCTCACCGGCGGGTTCGACCTCGTGGTCGAGGGCACGGCCGAGGCGGTCGCCGACCGTGCGCTGCTGGAGGAGGTGATCACGGCGTTCGAGACGAAGTACGGGCCGCACATCACCTCCCCCGAGGGCACCTTCCACGGCATCGGGGACGAGTTCCGCAGCGGCGACGCGGTGGTCTTCGCGGTGGCCCCGGACACGGCATACGGCTTCGGCCGGGACAACGGGGTCTACAGCCACACGCGGTGGACGTTCTGA
- the thrS gene encoding threonine--tRNA ligase: MHDHRRLGRELDLFDTDPLMGAGLPYWLPDGAIVRHTLEEYIRDAERRAGYRHVYSPVLGKRELYEISGHWDHYGDDMFPPMDVGAEQVLLRPSLCPHHALIYRSRSHSYRELPLRMAELGGMYRSELSGVLGGLTRVRAITLNDAHIFCTLDQAVREARAALELIGRAYADLGIRASRYRLSLPGEGGKYVADPELWGRATALLREVLDGSGLPYEAAEGEAAFYGPKIDVQITDPAGREATLSTVQIDFHQPERFDLHYIGPDGAKHRPVMVHRSIIGSVERAVAHLVEEHGGAFPPWLAPVQLAVLPVGEEQAEAAEGLAGHARELGLRAEVAGPVQGTLAARIRAARLVPYRAVIGGREAAAGLVAPRLRDGRRPDALPGAELLRRIGDRVAARGPGLWDPS; encoded by the coding sequence ATGCACGACCACCGCCGGCTCGGCCGTGAACTGGACCTGTTCGACACCGATCCGCTGATGGGCGCCGGGCTGCCGTACTGGCTTCCCGACGGCGCGATCGTGCGGCACACCCTGGAGGAGTACATCCGCGACGCGGAACGCCGGGCGGGCTACCGGCACGTGTACTCACCGGTCCTCGGCAAACGCGAGCTGTACGAGATCTCCGGCCACTGGGACCACTACGGCGACGACATGTTCCCGCCGATGGACGTGGGCGCCGAACAGGTCCTGCTGCGCCCCAGCCTCTGCCCCCACCACGCCCTGATCTACCGCTCCCGCTCCCACAGCTACCGCGAACTGCCCCTGCGGATGGCCGAGTTGGGCGGCATGTACCGCTCGGAGCTGTCCGGTGTCCTCGGCGGCCTGACCCGGGTGCGGGCCATCACCCTCAACGACGCGCACATCTTCTGCACCCTGGATCAGGCCGTCCGGGAGGCCCGGGCCGCGCTGGAGCTGATCGGCCGCGCCTACGCGGACCTGGGCATCCGTGCGTCCCGGTACCGGCTGTCGCTGCCCGGCGAGGGCGGCAAGTACGTGGCCGACCCGGAGCTGTGGGGGCGCGCCACCGCCCTGCTGCGGGAGGTCCTGGACGGCTCCGGCCTCCCGTACGAGGCGGCCGAGGGCGAGGCGGCCTTCTACGGCCCCAAGATCGATGTGCAGATCACCGACCCGGCGGGCCGGGAGGCCACCCTGTCCACCGTGCAGATCGACTTCCACCAGCCCGAACGCTTCGACCTGCACTACATCGGCCCCGACGGGGCGAAACACCGCCCCGTCATGGTGCACCGCAGCATCATCGGCAGCGTGGAGCGCGCGGTCGCGCACCTCGTCGAGGAGCATGGCGGCGCCTTCCCGCCGTGGCTGGCGCCGGTGCAGCTGGCGGTCCTGCCGGTCGGGGAGGAGCAGGCCGAGGCGGCGGAGGGCCTGGCCGGACACGCCCGGGAGCTCGGTCTGCGCGCCGAGGTCGCCGGCCCGGTCCAGGGCACCCTCGCCGCCCGGATCCGCGCGGCCCGGCTGGTGCCGTACCGGGCGGTGATCGGCGGACGGGAGGCCGCCGCGGGACTCGTGGCACCGCGCCTGCGCGACGGCCGCCGGCCGGACGCCCTGCCCGGCGCCGAGCTGCTGCGCCGGATCGGCGACCGGGTGGCGGCCCGCGGTCCCGGACTGTGGGACCCGTCGTAG
- a CDS encoding substrate-binding domain-containing protein encodes MSRFDPRGKVNRALLAGVSEYDHTASDHPQGVSGQLPAVRHNRTRLEDALRRGGVFGAGEVRALASPAPDDFTRELRRVCHEARGLLLFYFAGHAVTSTSGSELHLQMRTARVLTGNGLPGSVRFSEVLGELAESNAEQVVVILDCCYAGNAAGIWHRFDDPKRKKHKILLLMSVQPNRCILGGDADKATPFTREVAHVLDEGGEVWLSELYTRVKERMAAANYRAEDDDSQRPQALAPPWKQDADVLLAAGPGIVVERPEPVPGGWFPWLRPLLARARKTFARSGRTALSALLAVLATGAGGYGILALTGDSGPCAPALELRVLADPDLEPAVRAAADDYVTSDANTTGEGCRRSGVTVNSAGSAAVVNALGERTDAWQQPREDDNPQRDIGPQPDVWIPATGADVDRVTAAAAKQDRIFARLEPEAEPIAYSPVVLAVPEVLRAGLEPTGQSLSQLLTALERADSRAEVHRPDPEFTDAALLATTGLYGDEADARRAEQGLARTERPEPSAVRLLCALPGSGDAVDDRGAALVPEFLLKSGIGCHPVTRARRIAAYPDDVPGLEPAFVRVRWEDGDRDAAARDDAVDRFHTWLTGDDGRKVLGEHGFRSPTGERGLLDAAEVPEGLTGSVRPARAADPTTMDRTLKDYGDAHGPGRVLYLLDSSGSMAGRWDGPSGGPGILKQTLPGLGGEDEYGVWAVHGTGDRTHTELLEFGTHGRREAEDALDVAEVRDAEADPHGALLDALAFMRERGSGDDRPQLIVYLTDGEDDGRLTRKALKEVVDRAGSAGVPVTMVSLSSSGCDRGRPATPIAEAGRGRCLDAGDDLVPALHDEVARIGSGEE; translated from the coding sequence GTGAGCCGCTTCGACCCGCGCGGCAAGGTGAACCGGGCGCTGCTGGCCGGTGTGTCCGAGTACGACCACACGGCATCGGACCACCCCCAGGGCGTGAGCGGTCAGCTTCCGGCCGTGCGGCACAACCGGACACGACTGGAGGACGCGCTGCGCCGGGGCGGGGTGTTCGGCGCGGGCGAGGTGCGGGCTCTGGCCTCACCGGCCCCGGACGACTTCACGCGCGAGTTGCGCCGCGTCTGCCACGAGGCCAGAGGGCTGCTGCTGTTCTACTTCGCCGGGCACGCCGTCACCTCCACCTCCGGCAGCGAACTGCACCTCCAGATGCGCACCGCGCGGGTGCTCACGGGCAACGGACTGCCCGGCTCGGTGCGCTTCAGCGAGGTGCTCGGCGAGCTCGCGGAGAGCAACGCCGAGCAGGTGGTGGTGATCCTCGACTGCTGCTACGCCGGCAACGCGGCGGGGATCTGGCACCGCTTCGACGATCCGAAGCGCAAGAAGCACAAGATCCTGCTGCTGATGAGCGTGCAGCCCAACCGCTGCATCCTGGGCGGGGACGCCGACAAGGCGACACCGTTCACCCGCGAAGTCGCGCACGTCCTCGACGAGGGCGGCGAGGTGTGGCTCTCGGAGCTGTACACCAGAGTGAAGGAGCGGATGGCGGCGGCCAACTACCGGGCGGAGGATGACGACTCGCAGCGGCCGCAGGCGCTCGCTCCCCCCTGGAAGCAGGACGCGGACGTACTGCTCGCGGCGGGGCCGGGGATCGTGGTGGAGCGGCCCGAGCCGGTGCCCGGCGGCTGGTTCCCGTGGCTCCGGCCCCTGCTCGCCCGCGCCCGGAAGACCTTCGCCCGGTCCGGCCGTACCGCGCTGTCGGCTCTGCTCGCCGTGCTCGCCACCGGCGCCGGCGGTTACGGCATCCTGGCCCTGACCGGCGACTCCGGCCCCTGCGCACCGGCCCTGGAACTGCGCGTCCTCGCCGACCCCGACCTGGAGCCGGCGGTGCGGGCGGCCGCGGACGACTACGTCACCTCGGACGCCAACACCACCGGCGAGGGCTGCCGGCGCAGCGGCGTCACGGTCAACAGCGCGGGCTCCGCGGCCGTGGTGAACGCCCTGGGCGAGCGGACCGACGCCTGGCAGCAGCCCCGGGAGGACGACAACCCGCAGCGGGACATCGGCCCGCAGCCGGACGTGTGGATCCCCGCCACCGGCGCCGACGTCGACCGGGTCACCGCGGCCGCGGCCAAGCAGGACCGGATCTTCGCCCGGCTGGAACCGGAGGCCGAGCCGATCGCGTACTCGCCGGTCGTGCTGGCCGTACCGGAGGTACTGCGCGCCGGCCTCGAACCCACCGGGCAGTCGCTGTCCCAGCTGCTCACCGCACTCGAACGGGCCGACAGCAGAGCCGAAGTGCACCGTCCGGACCCGGAGTTCACCGACGCGGCGCTGCTGGCCACGACGGGCCTGTACGGCGACGAGGCCGACGCGCGCCGTGCCGAGCAGGGCCTGGCCCGGACCGAGCGGCCCGAGCCCTCGGCCGTGCGGCTGCTGTGCGCGCTGCCCGGCAGCGGCGACGCCGTGGACGACCGCGGCGCGGCGCTGGTCCCCGAGTTCCTGCTGAAGAGCGGCATCGGCTGCCACCCGGTCACCCGCGCCCGGCGCATCGCCGCCTACCCCGACGACGTGCCCGGTCTGGAACCGGCGTTCGTGCGGGTGCGCTGGGAGGACGGCGACCGGGACGCCGCCGCGCGGGACGACGCGGTGGACCGCTTCCACACCTGGCTGACGGGGGACGACGGCCGGAAGGTGCTCGGCGAGCACGGCTTCAGGTCCCCGACCGGTGAGCGCGGCCTGCTCGACGCGGCAGAGGTGCCCGAAGGCCTCACCGGGTCCGTCCGCCCGGCCAGGGCCGCCGACCCCACGACGATGGACCGGACGCTGAAGGATTACGGCGACGCGCACGGACCCGGCCGGGTGCTGTACCTCCTCGACAGCTCCGGCTCCATGGCCGGCCGGTGGGACGGCCCCAGCGGCGGCCCGGGCATCCTCAAGCAGACCCTGCCCGGACTCGGCGGGGAGGACGAGTACGGGGTGTGGGCGGTGCACGGCACCGGTGACCGTACGCACACCGAGCTGCTGGAATTCGGCACGCACGGGCGACGCGAGGCCGAAGACGCCCTGGACGTCGCCGAGGTGCGGGACGCGGAGGCCGATCCGCACGGCGCCCTGCTGGACGCCCTGGCGTTCATGCGGGAGCGGGGCAGCGGTGACGACCGGCCGCAGCTGATCGTGTACCTCACCGACGGCGAGGACGACGGCCGCCTGACCCGGAAGGCCCTCAAGGAGGTCGTCGACCGGGCCGGTAGCGCGGGCGTCCCGGTGACCATGGTGTCCCTGAGCAGCTCGGGCTGCGACCGGGGCCGCCCCGCGACGCCCATCGCCGAGGCCGGCCGGGGCCGCTGCCTCGACGCGGGTGACGACCTCGTGCCCGCCCTGCACGACGAGGTCGCCCGCATCGGATCGGGGGAGGAATGA
- a CDS encoding helix-turn-helix domain-containing protein → MGERDDPGTIGRRVQRLRVERGLTQRQLAEPVYTPAYISTLESGRVRPSDDALRHLADRLGVAFDELASGHSARLVTELRLRLTEAQRTLAVGETEAAAGQYAGLLAEAERHGLAAERSAALLGLGECALETGELVAGRQYFERAEEALAGAPLPARVPALRGRAVAHYLAGELRYAVYLLETALDELNRGGLHDPDALLLLYASAIGPYMDMGAHARAAQAAEFALALAPQSGDPALVARMHRSVARTLVAEGRLAEADASLAKAAELYRGLQIRTELANCHWMRGYVYAQDGQLERAEAELREALGMLSAKRAALYSSQVAVELADVLHRRGRSDEAAALLHDVLGHLSPERGAVHSAAAHRLLGIIAEDARRTEEAEEHYVRALSLLERAGAAGDLADLCRLLGDLLRRAGRVEAALDAYRTGLGHRTAPGTTTLGPAPAQPPL, encoded by the coding sequence GTGGGGGAGCGTGACGATCCGGGGACCATCGGGCGCCGGGTGCAGCGGTTGCGTGTGGAACGCGGGCTGACTCAGCGCCAGTTGGCGGAACCCGTGTACACACCGGCCTACATCTCCACCCTGGAGTCGGGCCGGGTACGCCCCTCCGACGACGCCCTGCGGCATCTCGCGGACCGGCTCGGCGTCGCGTTCGACGAGCTCGCCAGCGGTCACTCCGCGCGGCTCGTGACCGAGCTGCGGCTGCGGTTGACCGAGGCCCAGCGGACCCTCGCCGTCGGTGAGACCGAGGCGGCGGCCGGGCAGTACGCCGGGCTGCTCGCCGAGGCGGAGAGGCACGGTCTGGCCGCGGAGCGGTCCGCCGCCCTGCTCGGCCTCGGCGAGTGCGCCCTGGAGACGGGCGAGCTCGTGGCGGGCCGGCAGTACTTCGAGCGGGCCGAGGAAGCTCTGGCCGGCGCGCCGCTGCCCGCCCGTGTCCCGGCCCTGCGCGGCCGGGCCGTCGCGCACTACCTCGCCGGTGAACTCCGCTACGCCGTCTACCTGCTGGAGACCGCCCTCGACGAACTGAACCGCGGCGGCCTGCACGACCCCGACGCCCTGCTGCTGCTCTACGCCAGCGCCATCGGCCCCTACATGGACATGGGCGCGCACGCCCGGGCCGCCCAGGCCGCCGAGTTCGCCTTGGCCCTCGCCCCGCAGTCCGGCGACCCCGCCCTGGTCGCGCGCATGCACCGGTCCGTCGCCCGCACCCTGGTCGCCGAGGGCCGTCTCGCCGAGGCCGACGCCTCCCTGGCCAAGGCCGCCGAGCTGTACCGGGGCCTGCAGATCCGCACCGAACTCGCCAACTGCCACTGGATGCGCGGCTACGTCTACGCCCAGGACGGGCAGTTGGAGCGGGCGGAGGCCGAGCTGCGGGAGGCCCTCGGCATGCTGTCGGCCAAGCGCGCCGCCCTCTACAGCAGTCAGGTCGCCGTCGAACTGGCCGACGTGCTGCACCGGCGCGGCAGGTCCGACGAGGCGGCGGCCCTGCTGCACGACGTCCTCGGGCACCTGTCCCCCGAGCGCGGCGCCGTCCACTCCGCCGCGGCGCACCGGCTGCTCGGCATCATCGCCGAGGACGCCCGTCGCACGGAGGAGGCCGAGGAGCACTACGTCCGCGCCCTGAGCCTGCTGGAGCGGGCCGGTGCCGCCGGTGACCTGGCCGACCTGTGCCGGCTGCTGGGCGACCTGCTGCGGCGGGCCGGGCGGGTGGAGGCGGCCCTGGACGCCTACCGGACGGGCCTCGGGCACCGCACGGCCCCCGGCACCACCACCCTCGGGCCCGCGCCCGCACAGCCCCCTCTCTGA
- a CDS encoding permease, translating into MENQRTVADGIRLGLRALVYAVLGGAALVAIATVASVLGPLLALDLSTPPVAAWWTVFTAITVQGVPFLLLGTLVSAAIGAFVPERVFQRVLPRRTALAVPVAGAAGVVLPGCECASVPVAGSLMRRGVAPAAALAFLLSAPAINPVVLVATSIAFPGQPEMVLGRLLASLGTAVVMGWLWARFGREEWLRLPKRSGGPPQGGGPRAFVSGLQHDFLHAGGFLVVGAAAAATFDIVVPRSLLEVFTGSAWLSVLLLALLAVVLCVCSEADAFVAASLSGFSPTARLAFMVVGPMVDLKLIALQTGMFGRAFAVRFSAATWVVAVTSSVLVGWWLL; encoded by the coding sequence GTGGAGAACCAACGGACGGTGGCCGACGGCATACGGCTGGGCCTGCGGGCCCTGGTGTACGCCGTCCTCGGCGGTGCCGCGCTGGTCGCCATCGCGACGGTGGCGTCGGTACTCGGGCCCCTGCTGGCGCTCGACCTCTCCACCCCGCCGGTCGCGGCGTGGTGGACGGTGTTCACCGCGATCACCGTCCAGGGCGTGCCGTTCCTGCTGCTGGGCACGCTCGTGTCGGCGGCGATCGGGGCGTTCGTGCCCGAGCGGGTCTTCCAGCGGGTCCTGCCCCGCCGCACGGCGCTCGCGGTGCCGGTCGCCGGGGCCGCCGGGGTGGTGCTGCCCGGCTGCGAGTGCGCGTCCGTGCCGGTGGCGGGAAGCCTGATGCGGCGGGGTGTCGCACCGGCGGCAGCGCTCGCCTTCCTGCTGTCGGCGCCCGCGATCAACCCCGTCGTCCTGGTGGCGACCTCGATCGCCTTCCCGGGGCAGCCGGAGATGGTCCTCGGCCGGCTGCTCGCCTCACTCGGCACGGCCGTGGTGATGGGCTGGCTGTGGGCCCGGTTCGGGCGGGAGGAGTGGCTGCGGCTGCCGAAGCGGAGCGGCGGGCCGCCGCAGGGCGGCGGCCCGCGCGCCTTCGTCTCAGGACTCCAGCACGACTTCCTGCACGCGGGCGGCTTCCTCGTGGTCGGGGCGGCGGCCGCGGCGACCTTCGACATCGTCGTGCCGCGGTCGCTGCTGGAGGTGTTCACCGGCTCCGCCTGGCTGTCGGTGCTGTTGCTCGCGCTGCTGGCGGTCGTGCTGTGCGTGTGCAGCGAGGCCGACGCGTTCGTGGCGGCGTCGCTGAGCGGCTTCTCCCCGACCGCGCGGCTGGCGTTCATGGTGGTCGGGCCGATGGTCGACCTGAAGCTGATCGCGCTGCAGACGGGCATGTTCGGCAGGGCCTTCGCGGTGCGGTTCTCGGCGGCGACCTGGGTGGTCGCCGTGACGAGCAGCGTCCTGGTGGGGTGGTGGTTGCTGTGA
- a CDS encoding TIGR03943 family putative permease subunit: MRRYGPAVLLALVGAAILRVSLFSELYLRYVQAGLRPYLVVSGAALVLLAVAVAVVTNRADEEHGQGDGDAGHGDDDGPAGHGGGDGFAGHGGGDGFAGHGGGDGFAGHGGGDGFAGHGGGDGFAGHGHGPGGPRVAWFLTLPALALLLFPPPALGSYSAEREAAQRAARGVGTFPALPSGSPVDLTLGEFGSRAVYDSGRSLQGRTVRLTGFVTRGGDGAWYVTRLLVSCCAADATAAKAEVRGAQAPPVDTWVTVTGRWHPEGGLGSDATWPPVIDARSVRQVPQPDSPYEKR; this comes from the coding sequence GTGAGGCGCTACGGTCCGGCCGTGCTGCTCGCGCTCGTGGGCGCGGCGATCCTGCGGGTGTCGCTCTTCAGCGAGCTGTACCTGCGCTACGTCCAGGCGGGGCTGCGGCCGTACCTGGTGGTGTCCGGGGCGGCGCTGGTGCTGCTGGCCGTTGCGGTGGCGGTGGTGACGAACAGGGCGGACGAGGAGCACGGGCAGGGGGACGGCGACGCAGGGCACGGGGACGACGACGGCCCTGCGGGGCACGGGGGCGGTGACGGCTTCGCGGGGCACGGGGGCGGTGACGGCTTCGCGGGGCACGGGGGCGGCGACGGCTTCGCGGGGCACGGGGGCGGTGACGGCTTCGCGGGGCACGGGGGCGGTGACGGCTTCGCGGGGCACGGGCACGGCCCCGGCGGGCCCCGGGTCGCCTGGTTCCTCACCCTCCCCGCTCTCGCCCTCCTCCTGTTCCCGCCGCCCGCCCTCGGCTCCTACAGCGCGGAGCGCGAGGCGGCGCAGCGTGCCGCCCGGGGCGTCGGCACCTTCCCGGCCCTGCCGTCCGGGAGCCCGGTCGACCTCACCCTCGGGGAGTTCGGCTCCCGGGCGGTCTACGACAGCGGCCGCTCCCTCCAGGGCCGTACGGTCCGGCTCACCGGCTTCGTCACCCGTGGCGGCGACGGCGCCTGGTACGTCACCCGCCTCCTCGTCTCCTGCTGCGCCGCTGACGCCACGGCCGCCAAGGCCGAGGTGCGCGGCGCGCAGGCCCCGCCGGTCGACACGTGGGTGACGGTCACCGGTAGGTGGCATCCCGAGGGCGGGCTCGGTTCGGACGCCACCTGGCCGCCGGTCATCGACGCCCGCTCCGTCCGGCAGGTGCCGCAGCCGGACAGCCCGTACGAGAAACGCTGA
- a CDS encoding nucleoside hydrolase produces MTDGRRIPVIIDCDTGVDDALALLFAVRHPALDVRAITCVAGNTDVDGVVRNTLTVLEQAGAPDIPVARGAERPLIEAPRSAQHVHGHDGMGDLGLPRPAREPADVDAVTLLRREILASPRPVTLVPMAPLTNIALLLRTHPEVVGNIERIVFMGGAAAVGNATPVAEFNVWHDPEAAAILLTAGVPITMYGLDVFTRVVVPAADVRRLRESSEPGARLAGQLLAHRPAHPDSRPGDPSETSGGLGDAGAVCAVVDPEGLTTHRLPVDVSLAPGPTRGMTIVDRRPRPGEAEIHEGTREQPLVDVGLDVDVERYVKLYLATVEV; encoded by the coding sequence GTGACGGACGGCCGGCGCATCCCGGTGATCATCGACTGTGACACCGGCGTCGACGACGCCCTCGCCCTGCTGTTCGCCGTACGGCACCCGGCGCTCGACGTGCGGGCGATCACCTGCGTGGCCGGGAACACGGACGTGGACGGCGTCGTCCGCAACACCCTGACCGTGCTGGAGCAGGCGGGCGCCCCCGACATCCCCGTCGCCCGGGGCGCCGAGCGGCCGCTGATCGAGGCGCCCCGCTCGGCCCAGCACGTGCACGGGCACGACGGCATGGGCGACCTGGGCCTGCCGCGGCCGGCCCGCGAGCCCGCCGACGTCGACGCCGTGACGCTGCTGCGGCGCGAGATCCTCGCCTCCCCGCGCCCGGTCACCCTCGTCCCCATGGCCCCGCTCACCAACATCGCGCTGCTGCTGCGCACCCACCCGGAGGTGGTCGGCAACATCGAGCGGATCGTCTTCATGGGCGGCGCGGCGGCCGTCGGGAACGCCACGCCCGTCGCGGAGTTCAATGTCTGGCACGACCCGGAGGCGGCCGCGATCCTGCTCACGGCCGGGGTGCCGATCACGATGTACGGGCTGGACGTGTTCACACGGGTCGTGGTCCCCGCGGCGGATGTGCGCAGGCTGCGCGAGAGCAGCGAGCCGGGGGCGCGGCTGGCCGGGCAGTTGCTCGCCCACCGCCCGGCCCACCCGGACAGCCGTCCCGGCGATCCCTCCGAGACGTCCGGCGGTCTGGGCGACGCGGGCGCGGTGTGCGCGGTCGTCGACCCGGAGGGCCTGACGACGCACCGCCTCCCGGTGGACGTCTCCCTCGCGCCGGGGCCCACGCGCGGCATGACGATCGTCGACCGCCGCCCCCGCCCCGGCGAGGCGGAAATCCACGAGGGCACGCGCGAACAGCCCCTGGTCGACGTGGGGCTGGACGTGGACGTGGAGCGCTACGTGAAGCTGTACCTGGCGACCGTCGAGGTGTGA
- a CDS encoding GAF and ANTAR domain-containing protein, whose product MVVRPRDDPGGAPDGDPGPGRTGGGDPDPDGARAADVIARGVRGAEPGEVPGRLCEVAVELLPVTGASVSLRSEGMPVQLSASSPQAAHLAQIQATLGDGPCQSALEDGAPVLACDLTSGRDAGRWPVFAQQATEAGVRAVYAVPLGSGTVCVGTLDLYRDRPGGLTEGQLHVARIVAGVMTVALMALPRGDEPETPDGEDWLSGLATDHDEVYRAVGMIMAQLGMGADDALARLRADAFAHGRTALDVARDVIAHRTRFDRS is encoded by the coding sequence GTGGTCGTGCGGCCCAGGGACGATCCCGGAGGTGCCCCCGACGGCGACCCGGGGCCCGGCCGCACCGGAGGCGGTGACCCGGACCCGGACGGAGCCCGGGCCGCCGACGTGATCGCCCGGGGCGTGCGGGGCGCCGAGCCCGGAGAGGTCCCGGGACGGCTGTGCGAGGTGGCGGTGGAACTGCTGCCGGTGACCGGCGCCAGCGTGTCCCTGCGCAGCGAGGGCATGCCCGTGCAGCTGAGCGCGAGCAGCCCGCAGGCCGCGCACCTGGCGCAGATCCAGGCGACCCTGGGCGACGGTCCCTGCCAGAGCGCGCTGGAGGACGGCGCGCCGGTGCTCGCCTGCGATCTGACCTCGGGCCGGGACGCGGGACGCTGGCCGGTCTTCGCCCAGCAGGCGACGGAGGCCGGGGTGCGGGCGGTGTACGCGGTGCCCCTGGGCAGCGGCACGGTGTGCGTCGGCACGCTCGACCTGTACCGCGACCGCCCGGGCGGGCTCACCGAGGGCCAGCTGCACGTGGCCCGGATCGTGGCCGGGGTGATGACCGTGGCCCTGATGGCCCTGCCGCGCGGGGACGAGCCCGAGACCCCGGACGGGGAGGACTGGCTGAGCGGCCTGGCCACCGACCACGACGAGGTCTACCGGGCCGTCGGCATGATCATGGCGCAGCTCGGCATGGGCGCGGACGACGCCCTCGCGCGGCTGCGGGCGGACGCCTTCGCGCACGGGCGTACGGCCCTGGACGTGGCGCGGGACGTGATCGCCCACCGCACGCGCTTCGACCGGTCCTGA
- a CDS encoding extracellular solute-binding protein, producing the protein MARRLTAAALSLLSLLALASCTGKDAPEQPQGAADPPRIVVASGQDVTGKNGIRQQLIDAWNAREGEHGYRARLVELPGSADQQRSQLLGALQSGGAEYDVVNLDVTWIPEFAAAGLIRPLTGAAVKSPDDIIEAVDRTSFWDGERYAVPFNSDVGLLYYRKDHLRDAGASQTQLGRKVTWADLRELIDAVNLGSTKPKNYTAGWTTQLAAYEGRTVNAIEAFASAVPDFALTDGDGRYTADEAQLTAGVTELRARTQSPTYMLDEASGSREAESLSAFAEGRTTFLRHWPYVYPALYETFKGELGVTRLPGKAVLGGQNLAVTSNTSEQRAAKAAELIAFLTDPDSERCLLRAGFAATRTSAYRDSGGTPECRHASAYSQGPSASPTGESAEVKAPDQLADGVSYSRDILLPALSEAVQRPRTPLYGAVTQTLITELDALYGSGPPPGDAQVAQNLDEALSKVLPG; encoded by the coding sequence ATGGCCCGCCGCCTGACGGCCGCCGCACTGTCGCTGCTGTCCCTGCTCGCGCTCGCCTCCTGCACGGGCAAGGACGCGCCGGAGCAGCCGCAGGGCGCCGCCGACCCGCCCCGGATCGTGGTGGCCAGCGGCCAGGACGTCACCGGCAAGAACGGCATCCGCCAGCAGCTCATCGACGCCTGGAACGCCAGGGAGGGCGAACACGGCTATCGCGCCCGCCTGGTGGAGCTCCCCGGCTCCGCCGACCAGCAGCGCAGCCAGCTGCTCGGCGCGCTCCAGTCGGGCGGCGCCGAGTACGACGTGGTGAACCTGGACGTGACCTGGATCCCGGAGTTCGCCGCCGCCGGCCTGATCCGCCCGCTGACCGGCGCGGCGGTGAAGTCGCCCGACGACATCATCGAGGCCGTCGACCGGACGTCGTTCTGGGACGGCGAGCGGTACGCGGTCCCCTTCAACAGCGATGTGGGCCTGCTGTACTACCGCAAGGACCACCTGCGGGACGCCGGAGCCTCCCAGACCCAACTGGGCCGCAAAGTGACCTGGGCCGACCTGCGGGAACTGATCGACGCCGTCAACCTCGGCTCCACGAAGCCCAAGAACTACACGGCGGGGTGGACCACGCAGCTCGCCGCCTACGAGGGCCGTACGGTCAACGCGATCGAGGCGTTCGCCTCGGCCGTCCCGGACTTCGCGCTCACCGACGGGGACGGCCGGTACACCGCCGACGAGGCGCAGTTGACGGCCGGGGTGACCGAACTGCGGGCGCGCACACAGTCACCGACGTACATGCTCGACGAGGCCTCCGGCTCCCGTGAGGCGGAGTCGCTCAGCGCCTTCGCGGAGGGCCGCACGACGTTCCTGCGGCACTGGCCGTACGTCTACCCGGCCCTGTACGAGACGTTCAAGGGGGAGCTCGGTGTGACCCGGCTGCCCGGCAAGGCCGTGCTCGGCGGGCAGAACCTGGCCGTCACCTCGAACACGTCCGAGCAGCGGGCCGCCAAGGCCGCCGAGCTGATCGCGTTCCTGACCGACCCGGACAGCGAACGCTGCCTGCTGCGCGCCGGGTTCGCCGCGACCCGCACCTCCGCCTACCGCGATTCCGGCGGCACCCCGGAGTGCCGGCACGCCTCCGCGTACTCCCAAGGCCCCTCGGCGTCCCCCACCGGCGAGAGCGCCGAGGTCAAGGCCCCCGACCAGCTCGCCGACGGCGTCAGCTACTCCCGCGACATCCTGCTGCCCGCCCTGAGCGAGGCGGTGCAGCGCCCCCGCACACCGCTCTACGGCGCCGTCACTCAGACCCTCATCACCGAACTGGACGCCCTGTACGGCTCCGGCCCGCCGCCGGGGGACGCACAGGTGGCGCAGAACCTCGACGAGGCGTTGAGCAAGGTGCTGCCCGGCTGA